The following DNA comes from Gemella massiliensis.
GAGAAATATTCACAAGCTAAAGTTAGTTTATACGAATAGAAAGGAGAATTTTTTGGGGATTGTAAAATTAATGACATTGAAAGAATTGCAGGGAGCATATCTGGAATTATTAATTGAATTCGATAGTCTTTGCAAAGAATATAATTTAAGGTATGATTTATGCGGAGGCTCGATGTTGGGTGCAGTAAGACATCAAGGATTTATACCTTGGGATGATGATATAGATGTTGCCATGCCTCGTACAGATTATGAAAAATTATTGGAGTTAAATATAACCAATTCATTGATTATATCAGATGACAGAAAAATAATTTCTAATAGAGATAAATCTTTTGCACGTCATTTTTCCAGATATATAAGAAAAGATGTAGGCAGAATTGATGAAATGGCGGAGAAAGAGGATTGTCCGTATATAGGAATAGATATTTTTGTAGTTGATGGTATTCCTAGTAATAAATCTTTATTTAGTATGCAAGTATTTATCATAAAACAATTAAGAAGATTGCTATTAACTTCTGTGGAAAGAAAGAACACAAGCAGACGCGGAAAATTTAGTGCAAAAGTAAAAAATTTATATAGACCGATATTGAAGAAGATAGGTTCATATAATTTAGTAAGATTGTTAGAGTCGGTATGTAAAATTGTTAAATTTGAAGATGCCAAATATGTAGGAATTATAACAGGTATGTACGGCAAAAAAGAAAAATGGTTAAAAAAAGAAATGCTGCCACAAAAAGAATATCTTTTTGAGAAATACAAAGTTAAAGGGTATGCTAATTATGATATATATTTAACTAATTTGTACGGAAATTATAGAAAGTTACCTCCAAAGGATAAACAGGTGGCACATAATTCCAAAGGGTATAGAATTGATAAGAATTTAGGAGAAAAGCAATGAAAATTAGAATATCAAAAAATCATATAGGACAACTATGCTTTTATTTTTCATATAGTATATTTTTATTGTTTTCTCTTTTAAGTACATCGTTATATTATAAATATTTTTATGGAGCAACATATAAAACAATACTAATTGTATGTCTTTTATTTTTGATATTAAAAGAATTAACACACAATAAGTACAATTACAAGGATATTATATTACTTTTACTAGTAATAATATCGTCTGTAATAACATTTATGGCGGCTACCAATACAGAACAAAAAACAATCCCGCTAATGATAGTATTTATCTATTCAGCAAGGAATATAGATTTTAAAAAAATAGCACAAATATCTTTAGTAATCAGCAGTTTTGTTTTGGGTTTTGTAATAGTGAGCAGTTATTTTAACATAATTGAAAATTTTTTCGTAAATAAAGCGGATAGAACTCGAGAATATTTGGGATTTAGGTATGCTTTAAATTCAGCTACTATTTTTTCGAATATAGTATTTTTAAAAATATATATAGACAAAGAAAAAATAAAACTAAAAACATTAGGGATACTATTTATAATAAATTATTTAATTTATATTTATACAGATTCAAGACTAACTTCATTTATAAGTTTATGTTTTATAATATTTGCAATAATTATAAAATATCTTCCTAATGTAAAGCTGCGATTATTATATTATGTTTTCCCGTTCATGTATTTAATTTGTTCAACAATAAGTATTTATTTTACAATAAATTATAAAATGTTAAGTAATTGGCAATACAACTTAAATAGTATGCTTTCGGGAAGATTGTCTTTAGGTCAAGATTCTATACAAACATATGGATATGGTTTATTTTGGAAGAAGTTGTACTTAGTAGGAAACGGGTTAGATGT
Coding sequences within:
- a CDS encoding LicD family protein; this translates as MGIVKLMTLKELQGAYLELLIEFDSLCKEYNLRYDLCGGSMLGAVRHQGFIPWDDDIDVAMPRTDYEKLLELNITNSLIISDDRKIISNRDKSFARHFSRYIRKDVGRIDEMAEKEDCPYIGIDIFVVDGIPSNKSLFSMQVFIIKQLRRLLLTSVERKNTSRRGKFSAKVKNLYRPILKKIGSYNLVRLLESVCKIVKFEDAKYVGIITGMYGKKEKWLKKEMLPQKEYLFEKYKVKGYANYDIYLTNLYGNYRKLPPKDKQVAHNSKGYRIDKNLGEKQ